A single genomic interval of Arthrobacter sp. NicSoilB8 harbors:
- a CDS encoding CoA-acylating methylmalonate-semialdehyde dehydrogenase, which produces MSTTTVTTKTIQHFINGAETAGTGTRTQPVYNPATGAVSAELRLANREDLDATVAAARAAADTWGDISLAKRTAVLFKFRELVASHIDELAELITAEHGKVLSDAKGEIGRGLEVIEFACGIPQLLKGDYSDQVSTGIDVFSFREPLGVVAGITPFNFPVMVPLWMAPMAIATGNAFILKPSERDPSASMLLAKLWKQAGLPDGVFQVLHGDKETVDGLLTHPDVDGISFVGSTPIARYVHETATAHGKRVQALGGAKNHAIILPDADLDNAADHLAAAAFGSAGERCMAISVAVAVGEAADLLVKKVQERALAVKVNNGTVPDAEMGPVITPASKERIVKIVTEAEAAGAAMVVDGRDLVVPGHEDGFWVGPTVLDHVKTEMTAYTEEIFGPVLVVVRVEDLDAGIALINSNPYGNGTAIFTSSGAAARKFQRSVTVGMIGINVPLPVPVAYHSFGGWKASLFGDKHIYGPEGVSFYTRGKVITSRWPEPTHASGASYNFPSN; this is translated from the coding sequence ATGTCAACGACGACCGTCACCACCAAGACCATCCAGCACTTCATCAACGGCGCCGAAACCGCAGGCACCGGCACCCGCACCCAGCCCGTCTACAACCCGGCCACCGGCGCCGTCTCCGCGGAGCTGCGGCTGGCCAACCGGGAAGACCTCGACGCCACCGTCGCCGCTGCCCGCGCCGCCGCCGACACCTGGGGCGACATCTCCCTGGCCAAGCGCACCGCCGTGCTGTTCAAGTTCCGCGAACTCGTCGCCTCCCACATCGACGAGCTCGCCGAGCTGATCACCGCCGAACACGGCAAGGTCCTCTCCGACGCCAAGGGCGAGATCGGCCGCGGCCTGGAGGTCATCGAGTTCGCCTGCGGCATCCCGCAGCTGCTCAAGGGCGACTACTCCGACCAGGTCTCCACCGGGATCGACGTGTTCTCCTTCCGCGAGCCGCTCGGCGTCGTCGCCGGGATCACCCCGTTCAACTTCCCGGTCATGGTCCCACTGTGGATGGCGCCGATGGCAATCGCCACCGGCAACGCCTTCATCCTCAAGCCCTCCGAACGCGACCCCTCCGCCTCCATGCTCCTGGCCAAGCTGTGGAAGCAGGCCGGCCTGCCCGACGGCGTCTTCCAGGTCCTGCACGGCGACAAGGAAACGGTCGACGGCCTGCTGACCCACCCGGACGTCGACGGCATCTCCTTCGTCGGCTCCACCCCGATCGCCCGCTACGTCCACGAGACCGCCACCGCACACGGCAAGCGCGTCCAGGCCCTGGGCGGGGCGAAGAACCACGCAATCATCCTGCCCGACGCCGACCTCGACAACGCCGCCGACCACCTCGCCGCCGCCGCCTTCGGCTCCGCCGGGGAACGCTGCATGGCGATCTCCGTCGCCGTCGCCGTCGGCGAAGCCGCCGACCTGCTAGTCAAGAAGGTCCAGGAGCGTGCCCTGGCCGTCAAGGTCAACAACGGCACCGTGCCCGACGCCGAAATGGGCCCGGTCATCACGCCGGCGTCCAAGGAACGCATCGTGAAGATCGTCACCGAAGCCGAAGCCGCCGGCGCCGCCATGGTGGTGGACGGCCGCGACCTCGTGGTCCCCGGCCATGAGGACGGCTTCTGGGTCGGCCCCACCGTCCTGGACCACGTCAAGACCGAAATGACCGCGTACACCGAGGAAATCTTCGGCCCCGTCCTGGTTGTGGTCCGGGTGGAGGACCTGGACGCCGGCATCGCCCTGATCAACTCCAACCCGTACGGCAACGGCACCGCGATCTTCACCTCGTCCGGCGCCGCGGCCCGGAAGTTCCAGCGCAGCGTCACGGTGGGCATGATCGGGATCAACGTCCCGCTGCCCGTGCCCGTGGCCTACCACTCCTTCGGCGGCTGGAAAGCATCCCTCTTCGGTGACAAGCACATCTACGGCCCCGAAGGCGTCTCCTTCTACACCCGCGGCAAGGTCATCACCTCCCGGTGGCCCGAACCGACCCACGCCTCCGGCGCCTCCTACAACTTCCCGTCCAACTAG